Proteins from a single region of Candidatus Limnocylindrales bacterium:
- the thiS gene encoding sulfur carrier protein ThiS codes for MRLRINGEDKDVADGITIAGLVDSLGLGGRRVAVERNREVVPASGWNSACLADNDVVEIVHFVGGG; via the coding sequence ATGCGTCTGCGGATCAACGGCGAAGACAAGGACGTCGCCGACGGAATCACGATCGCCGGTCTCGTCGACTCGCTCGGTCTCGGCGGGCGCCGCGTCGCCGTCGAGCGCAACCGGGAAGTCGTTCCCGCATCCGGCTGGAATTCCGCGTGCCTGGCCGACAACGACGTCGTCGAGATCGTGCACTTCGTC